A single Candidatus Taylorbacteria bacterium DNA region contains:
- a CDS encoding Fe-Mn family superoxide dismutase, producing the protein MKYEEQKFTIPELKGISKKTIEEHLKLYSGYVKHTNLILEKIGELKQDAEKNAYALGEVNRRFGFEYNGMRNHEIYFGALEGGAKPLAEKSALTKMIEETWGTFDAWLTEFKAIALTRGIGWAMLYYDRKGGRLLNAWIDEQHMGQLQDCALVLGLDMWEHSFVADYQPSGKKTYVEDYFANLNWESVEDNYLR; encoded by the coding sequence ATGAAATACGAAGAGCAAAAATTTACCATTCCCGAATTAAAGGGAATCTCAAAAAAAACAATTGAGGAACACTTGAAACTGTACTCGGGTTATGTAAAACACACAAATCTCATTTTGGAAAAAATTGGAGAATTGAAGCAGGATGCGGAAAAAAACGCATACGCCTTGGGCGAGGTCAATCGACGTTTCGGCTTTGAATACAACGGCATGCGCAACCATGAAATCTACTTCGGAGCTTTGGAAGGAGGGGCAAAACCGCTCGCCGAAAAAAGCGCACTCACGAAAATGATTGAGGAAACATGGGGAACATTTGACGCATGGCTTACGGAATTCAAAGCTATCGCGCTTACGAGAGGCATCGGCTGGGCAATGCTTTATTACGACCGAAAGGGGGGAAGACTCTTGAACGCATGGATTGATGAACAGCACATGGGACAGCTTCAAGATTGCGCTCTCGTTCTCGGTCTCGACATGTGGGAGCATTCGTTTGTCGCCGACTACCAGCCTTCCGGAAAAAAAACTTATGTCGAGGATTATTTTGCAAACCTTAATTGGGAAAGTGTTGAGGACAACTATTTACGCG